GGACTACACCACCGCCGCGCGCACGGCCCTGCCCTATATGGATGTGGTCTGCACCTCGGGCATCGCGACGGGCAAGGAGGCCGATCTTGGCAAGATCGAGACGTTCCGTGCTGCACTAGGAACCAAGCCGTTGGCACTGGCCTCGGGCATCACGCCGGAAAACGCGGCCCGCTATGCCGACGTCGTCGATCTCTTCCTCGTCGCCACCGGCATCAACTTCGACGGCGACTTCTACAACATAGACCCGGCCAGACTGGATGCATTGCTGGCCGCCCTCACGCGCCAGGGAGAACGCACATGACCGCAGACAAAGGCCCCCGTGACGACCGTTGGTACCTGTCCCTGATGTCGCCCAACACCAAGGGGCCGAACTTCGCCTGGCTCGATCCGACCTCGATCTACATCAATTCCGAGGCGTTCAACGACCTGCTCGACGATCTTTGTGCCGAGTTGGACGCGGACGACATCGACGTTGTTGCAGGCCTCGACGCGATGGGGTTTGTCCTCGGGGCGGCGCTGGCGGCCCGGCTGAAGCGTGGGTTCCTGCCGATCCGCAAGGCTGGCAAGCTTTGCGTCGACACGGACAAGGTGAGCTATGGCAACTATTCCGGGCGGACGCAGGACATGGAGATGCGCACCCCCGCCTTCGCGCCCGGAACGCGCGTTCTGCTGGCTGACCAGTGGGTCGAAACCGGCGGGACGATGGACGGCGCCATCCGTCTGGTCGAACGGCAGGGCGGCACCGTCGCGGGCATCGCGACCATCACGATGGAAGACAACGACAAGACGGCCGGCTATCGCGCCGCCTACAAGGTGGTCAGCGCCGTTCTTCCCGGAACCCGCTGGCAGACCGAGGCCAACGCCCAGAGCCTGTCGAGCTTTCAGACCTACGCCGCCGAACGCACATTCCCAACCGCCGGACGCACATCGCCCCCGGGGCCCTGAGGGTCCATCGCAAACCGCAGCGACACGGCCCAGCCCTATTTGGCTCAGGGCGCAGGGGTAAGCGCGTAGATCGGGGCCGGCCCCTGCGGGATGACGGTGAAACGCCCCCTGACCCGAATGATCCGACTGAAGCTTACGGATTGCTCCAGCAGATAACTGTCGGGCGCCACCCGCAGAACGACGCCACCGCGCACATCGCAAGACTCTAGGCTGCCCGGAACGAAGAAGAATTCCTCCGGTGCATCCAAGTAGGGGTTCTTGTCGATACATTCGGCGTTGTAGTCCCCGGTTCCGATGGGAACGTCGATCAAAACGTCCAGTTCCACACTGTGACCCGCCAAGTCCGGCAGCGTTTGAACGAAACGCGCGTTGTCCGCGGCACAGCGGGGATAGTTGCACAGCATCATGTCGACGAGACGGAAATCCGCAGCCGACGCGACTTGCGCCCCGGGCCCCTGCGTGACGAGCCCGAGAAGGACGGCGCAGGCACCGCGCCCTGCCATCCGCAGGATGGGGCCGGGCCGTTTCATTCGCAAAATCCGCCCATGTCCAAAAAGCTCCAGAATTCCTTTTCCTTTTCATAGGCGATGCGCATGATCCCACCGTCGAACAGGCCCCAGCCTGCGAAGAACGGGACCGCCTCGGGATGCTTCTCAAGCAGAAGGTGGCCGAACCCCGCATCCTGCGTCTTGGCAAGCACATCCCCCGACATCCGGAAGGCCGCCATCGCATCGATTGCCGGACCAATCAGCACGCAGGAGCCAGAGGCAAAAAGAATATTGTCCAGGTACATTCCCGGGGCGGCGTCGAGGAGATCGAGGTAGGACCGGACGACGTTCTCGACATCACTCGCGGTGCCCACCTGCGAAAACCCCTCGTAGCGAAGCCTGAAACTGATGCCCTGCTGCTCCGCCCGGGCTTTCACCGCCTCGATGAAATGGGCACGGATATCGCTGGGGGCCGTGCCCTCTGAGACGTCTGTATCGCTGGTGTAATCCGCCTGTGGCACGACCGCGACAAAGCCTTTGCCGGCAGAGCAATAGGTATCCGCCGGCACGAGGCCCTGCGCCATGTAGTCGGACTTGCGCCGCTCGAAACTTTCGGCGGGAACGTCGCCGATCATGATCGCATACCAGCCGTTTCGGGTCTGCACGACACGCAGGGTGGATTTGAACGTATCGGGCAGATCGTTCTCGACATAGGCGCGCACGTCTTCAAGGGTCGGCCTAGAGGCCACCGTGACGGCACACATGCCCTCGGGCACGATCTGGGCCGGGGCCTGCTGGGTGATCAGGGCGGCACATAGGGACAGGGAAAGAACGGCTGGTCTCACGGCCGGGAACCTTTCTGAATTTTATTTTACGACAAGGGGTTAGGCCGGCGATCCTTGATGAGCACGCGGATTGACGCGACGGTCGCCGGTTCTGGTGGGGCGGTCAAGCCGACACCGGCCCCCTGCGGCGATGTCGCGCCGCAGCCGTTCGCGTGCCGGACACGGGATCAGGGCAGCGCGAGGATGACGTGGCTCGACTTGATCAGCGCCGTCGCCGCGTCGCCCGGTTGCAGGTTCAGCGTCTCCGCGCTGTCGCGGGTGATCGTGGCGGCCATCGTCTTCTCTCCCCCAAGGTCGAGGACGATCTCGCTGTTCACAGGCCCGTCGGTGCGGGCGCTCACAGTGCCCGAAAGCCGGTTCCTGACCGATAGCGGCCCAATCTCGGTGCCACCGGCAAGGATCACGAAGCTCGACTTGACCAGCGCAAAGACCTCCACCCCCGGCGCCAGCCCCATCTCGGCCGCGCTTCTGCCGGTGATGACCGAGGCAAGGCTTTGCCCGCCGCCGATATCCATCACCACTTCGGCGCTGACCGTGCTTTCCTTTACCGAGGTCACGGTGGCGCGATACGCATTGCGGGCCGAGGTCTTCATCATCAGGCTCCACAGCAGATCATTGGGGTCAAGGTCGATCCGGGCATCGAGCGCCGCCACCACCCGCGCCAGACCGTCCTGGATGACGGCGTAGGCTGCGATGACGTTCTCGCCCGCGGGCGTCAGTTGTGCACCGCCCCCCGCCCGCCCGCCGGGCGCGGCGGTCACCAGCGGGGTGGCAAAGACGTTGTTCATCGCCTGCACGCCGTCCCAGGCCGCCTTGTAGGACAGACCCACCTCCCGCGCCGCGGCCGAGATCGATCCGGTACGCCCGACCGCGGCAAGCAGAGCCACACGGTCCGCCCCCATCCGGGCCCCGGTGCGTTCCAGCGTCAGGGCGCTGCGCAGGTTCTCTGTCATCCTCGCTCGTCCTTCTTGCCGACGCACCCGAACGTCATAGCCCGAAGGGCGCCGCCCTGCCACTGTTGCGTGCGGCCGCCCCTCACCCGATGCAGGGCGTCGTGCCCGAGGACCACGGCGCATCGCACCAGACGCGCGGGCAGGCGGGAGTGGCGCCGGCATGGCCCGGCACAGGGTGACCCGACCGGGCATCGGCCAGAGGACACAGAAACGCGCTTGCCGCAGTCGGCAAAGCGGCGCCTTGGCGGGCGGCATCGTCTTGCCGGTGCGTGGTCCGCAGGGGCTCGTCATGTGAGGGAGAGCGGGAAGCCGGTCTTTGATGCGGAACCCGTCGCCCGGCACCATCGGAGTGCAGACGTCGTGCGGATTGCAATGGCGTGGCTTTGCGCGATGTCGTCGGCATGGCAGTCTCCCTTCGTTGACAGGGGAAAATCCCTCTGCCGTGAAGGTATCCTGCCAGATCGGTGCTGATGGCCGGCTGACCCCTCGCGTCAGCGCACCATCAGCTTCGCCCCGGACCTGCCGCGTTATGGGTGAACCCCGATATCCGCGCCTGTCTCGATGATCGCATGAAAGATCCGGACGGCCCGTTCGGACCGGGCCTTGCAGTCCCCCAGATCCGGCGCGGGCAAGGTGCCGATCACGCGGCGAAGCTGTTGATCGCCCACCAGCAGGTCGATGAACAGCGCCGCAAGGGCCTCTGGCTGACCGGCATCGGGATAGATGCGGCACAGCAGATCGGTCAGCAGGGGCAAGACGCTCTCCCGCCCCGCGGCCGCAATCGCGCGGCCGGTCTCGCCCCCCATATCGGCGGCGGCCACACGGTTGAGCGCCACGGCGCGGTCCGACAGGATGTCGTGCAGCAGCACCGTTCCGAACTCAACAAGCGCGGCTTCCGGCGCCTCCGCCTCCAGCGCCGACAAAAGCCGGTCCCGCGCGGCCTCGGCAGTGCTTGCCACCATGGCGCGAAACAATCCAAGCTTGTCGCCATACCAGGCGTAAAGTGTCTCGTTGGACGCTTTTGCGCGCTTGGCGATGGCCAGCATCGAGGCACCGGAAAAGCCACGCTCAACCAGGACCTCGTAGGCGGCCTTTTCGATCCGCAAGCGGCGGGCGGCTTTCCGGTCGTCGGTCATCGGCACAATCTCCCTTGACCGGAGCCGTACGCATCATTACGGATTGCCGCAACCGTACACATCATTACGGTTTTTGATTCCGGATTGTGCCATGCGCTACACCCTGAACCTGAATGGCAAGGACACCGCGGTAGAGGCGGACGACCCGGATATGCCGCTGGTCTTCGTCCTGCGCGATCTGCTTGGGCTTCGCGGCACGAAATACACCTGCCTCGAAGGGGCCTGCGGGGCGTGCACGGTTCACATTTACGGGGTCGCGGTACGCGCCTGCCAGATCCCGGTCAGCGATTGCGAGGGCGCGGCCATTGTCACCATCGAAGGGCTCTCGACCGCGGGGGATCACCCGGTGCAGCAGGCATGGCTGGAAGAGCGCGTTCCGCAATGCGGCTGGTGCCAGCCGGGGCAGATCATGCAGGCCGCCGCGCTGATCGCCGAAGACCCCGCGCCCAGCGAAGAGGACATTGCCACCGGGATGAGCGGCAACCTGTGCCGGTGCGGCACCGCGCCCCGCATCCTCAAGGCCGTGGCCCGCGCCGCGGAAATCACGCGGCGAGACGCGCAATGAGCCGTCGGACAAGGCTCAGCCGCCGCCTGTTCCTTGCCTCTGCCGGGGGAATGACCGTGGCCGTCGGGCTCGGGGCGGGCCGGGCGCTCTGGCCGACACCGGGGCCGCGGGCAGGCCAGGCCGTGAATGCCTGGGCGGCACTTCTGGACGACGGCCGGGTCGCCTTCGCTTGCCCGGCACAGGATCTCGGGCAGGGCGCGCCGCTGGCGCTCTCCATGATCCTTGCCGCCGAAATCGGCGCCGACCCGGGCCTTGTGGCCGTTCAGGCCGCACCGCGCGACGCGGGCACCTATGGGAACCCCGATTTCGACGGGCGCATGGTGACCGCCGACAGCAAGACCACGCGCGGCTACTGGCCGCTTCTGCGCCTTGCCGGGGCCGAGATGCGGGCGGCGCTGATCGCCACGGCCGCCCGGATGCAAGGCTGGGCAGAGGCCGACTGTAGCACGGCCGAACATTCCGTCGCGCATCGCCCAAGCGGCGCACGGGTGAGCTTTGCCGAGATCGCCGCGAACGGGCGCCTGCGGATGCCGGGCACCCCCGGCCTGCGCCCCGGGGTCGAGCTGACGCCACTGGGCACCAGCCCCGACGATCCCCGCATGCGCGCCATCGTGACGGGGCAAAAGCGCTTCGGCACCGACCGGCGCGCCACGGATGCATCGGTCGCCGTGCTGGCACGCAGTCAGCATCTGGACGGTCTGCCCCTCACCGTGGACGACACCGCCGCCCGCGCCGTTCCGGGGGTTGAGGCGGTCGTGATCCTCGACGACGCCGTGGCCGTGGTCGCGCGCCACACCTGGGCGGCGCTCAAAGGGCGGGAGGCACTGGTGGTCCGCTGGTCGGACCCAGGCGGTTTCGACTCCGAAACGGAGGCCGAAACGCTCCGCGCCGCGCTCGACGATGACAGCCAAAAGTGCGTGACCCTGCGCGCAACCGGGGTGGCCACAGGGGCCCCGACCCTGACCGCGCGTTTCCACGCGCCGATGCTCAAACACCTTGTCCCAGAACCGTTGAACGCGCAGGCGCGGGGCAAGGATTACGGTCTGGGCGTGACGGTCGAAAGCGCGACCCAATCGCTCGACCTCGACATGCGGTTCGCGGCGCAGACATGGAAAACCGCGCCCTTCATGGTCGAGACCATCGCGCACCCCGCGGGCGGCGCCTATGGCCGGCGGGTTCTCAACGACGTGGTGCGCGACGCCTGCGCCGTGACGAAATCGCTGGGCCGCCCGGTGCAGGTGATCCGCCCGCTGGTCGATGAACTGCAACGCGGGCAGGTGCGGCCCGCCGCCGCGCAGCGCGTCGCGGCCTGGCTGGCCCCCGATGGCACCCTTTCCGGCTGGTCCCACGATTTCGCCTCTGACGGGCCGCTGGCCGCCCAGCTCCCCGCCTCGCTCAAGGGCGCCAATGGCGATGAGGACAACACCGCCACCGACGGGGCCTATCACCCCTACCGTGTGCCCGCCGACCGCATCCGCTGGACCCGCGTCGCAACCCAACCGGTGCCCGGCTTCCTGCGCGGGGTTTCGGCCGGGTACACCGTCTGGCGGTCGAGACCATGATGGAGCGGCTTGCCCGCACCGCGGGGCAGGATCCGCTGGCCTTCCGCCTGGCCCATATCGACGACCCGCGCCTTGCCACCGTCGCCCGGCGCGCCGCGACGATGGCCGGCTGGGGCGCCCCGACCGGGCGCTCGGGCTTGGCGTGATGTCCTTCCGCGGCTCGCACGTCGCCTGCGTGGCAGAGGTGCGGGACAACCGCGTCGCCGGCCTGTGGCTCGCGGCCGATGTCGGCCGCATCATTCACCGCGACAACGTGGTCGCGCAGATCATGGGCGGCATGGTCTGGGGCCTGTCCATGGCGTTGGTGGAGGGGCTGGACTTTGCCAATGGGGCCGCCCGCGCGGAAAGCATCTGGGATTACCCCGTGATCGGGGCTGACGCGCTCCCACCCCTCGACATCGCGCTGATCGAACCCGACCCCGAGGCCGCCCCCTGCGGAGTGGGTGAGATCGGCGTGCCCACCGTCATCCCGGCCGTGTGCAACGCCTTCGAATGCGCCACCGGTCGGGTCTTTGACCGCCTGCCGCTTGAGGTGTCCTGAAATCGTCCCGCACGCCGGTGATGTCCTTGGCCGCAGGCCCACCGGCACGGTTATCATTGCCGGGACAAAAGCGTGACGCCGCCGGGGTCAACCCGAAATGTCAGGGTGCACGCACCCGCACCGCCCGGACGACCACAGGCGTTGCCATGCACCTTTACGCTCAGCAGGCCAGGCGTCGGCACGTCGAACCCGTACATCGTACCGGCGTATATTTGGCGATACCCGCCGCCCGGAACGCCCAGATAGATCTCCTGAGAACAGCCGCCGCTGCCGCAATACATGGACAGCATGCGCGAACACTGCGCCGCGCCGAAATCAATGGCCAGATCGAGGGGGTCGACCCCGTCGATATCGACCTGCCGGGCAAGCGCACCCTGGATTGCGACGGTTTCCCCATAACGGCACAGTCGCGCTGCACCTTTGCAAGCGCCGCGCTGGCTGGGTCGGCCACGGGGGCGGGCGGCGGCTTTGGACAGACGGACAGCGCATGCGCGATGGCCCGCGACGATCCCCTAAGCGACCTTCGATGGGCATCGCGTCGGACCCTTCCTGAAACATCAGGGAAAACCGGTTGCCCCGGCGCATCGGTCCAAGAACGATCTCCATGTTCTCTTGGGCGAAATCCACGAAGAACAGGTTGCCGATGTCGTCCTGCTG
The window above is part of the Rhodovulum sp. P5 genome. Proteins encoded here:
- a CDS encoding phosphoribosyltransferase family protein, with product MTADKGPRDDRWYLSLMSPNTKGPNFAWLDPTSIYINSEAFNDLLDDLCAELDADDIDVVAGLDAMGFVLGAALAARLKRGFLPIRKAGKLCVDTDKVSYGNYSGRTQDMEMRTPAFAPGTRVLLADQWVETGGTMDGAIRLVERQGGTVAGIATITMEDNDKTAGYRAAYKVVSAVLPGTRWQTEANAQSLSSFQTYAAERTFPTAGRTSPPGP
- a CDS encoding TetR/AcrR family transcriptional regulator; translated protein: MTDDRKAARRLRIEKAAYEVLVERGFSGASMLAIAKRAKASNETLYAWYGDKLGLFRAMVASTAEAARDRLLSALEAEAPEAALVEFGTVLLHDILSDRAVALNRVAAADMGGETGRAIAAAGRESVLPLLTDLLCRIYPDAGQPEALAALFIDLLVGDQQLRRVIGTLPAPDLGDCKARSERAVRIFHAIIETGADIGVHP
- a CDS encoding TOBE domain-containing protein, with the translated sequence MTENLRSALTLERTGARMGADRVALLAAVGRTGSISAAAREVGLSYKAAWDGVQAMNNVFATPLVTAAPGGRAGGGAQLTPAGENVIAAYAVIQDGLARVVAALDARIDLDPNDLLWSLMMKTSARNAYRATVTSVKESTVSAEVVMDIGGGQSLASVITGRSAAEMGLAPGVEVFALVKSSFVILAGGTEIGPLSVRNRLSGTVSARTDGPVNSEIVLDLGGEKTMAATITRDSAETLNLQPGDAATALIKSSHVILALP
- a CDS encoding molybdopterin cofactor-binding domain-containing protein, which encodes MSRRTRLSRRLFLASAGGMTVAVGLGAGRALWPTPGPRAGQAVNAWAALLDDGRVAFACPAQDLGQGAPLALSMILAAEIGADPGLVAVQAAPRDAGTYGNPDFDGRMVTADSKTTRGYWPLLRLAGAEMRAALIATAARMQGWAEADCSTAEHSVAHRPSGARVSFAEIAANGRLRMPGTPGLRPGVELTPLGTSPDDPRMRAIVTGQKRFGTDRRATDASVAVLARSQHLDGLPLTVDDTAARAVPGVEAVVILDDAVAVVARHTWAALKGREALVVRWSDPGGFDSETEAETLRAALDDDSQKCVTLRATGVATGAPTLTARFHAPMLKHLVPEPLNAQARGKDYGLGVTVESATQSLDLDMRFAAQTWKTAPFMVETIAHPAGGAYGRRVLNDVVRDACAVTKSLGRPVQVIRPLVDELQRGQVRPAAAQRVAAWLAPDGTLSGWSHDFASDGPLAAQLPASLKGANGDEDNTATDGAYHPYRVPADRIRWTRVATQPVPGFLRGVSAGYTVWRSRP
- a CDS encoding molybdopterin cofactor-binding domain-containing protein; protein product: MSFRGSHVACVAEVRDNRVAGLWLAADVGRIIHRDNVVAQIMGGMVWGLSMALVEGLDFANGAARAESIWDYPVIGADALPPLDIALIEPDPEAAPCGVGEIGVPTVIPAVCNAFECATGRVFDRLPLEVS
- a CDS encoding (2Fe-2S)-binding protein; the protein is MRYTLNLNGKDTAVEADDPDMPLVFVLRDLLGLRGTKYTCLEGACGACTVHIYGVAVRACQIPVSDCEGAAIVTIEGLSTAGDHPVQQAWLEERVPQCGWCQPGQIMQAAALIAEDPAPSEEDIATGMSGNLCRCGTAPRILKAVARAAEITRRDAQ